A part of Desulfovibrio sp. genomic DNA contains:
- the uppS gene encoding polyprenyl diphosphate synthase: protein MTQQSTPPSGQPPSRTPDTDPAPQAGPPTELLPELLPTHLAIIMDGNGRWAQARNLPREAGHKAGAEAVRAVVTECRKIGIRHLTLYTFSSENWNRPKTEISALFALLLDFLRQELPRLEEQGIALKVLGDLDGLPLAQRTALRHAIKRTAPGPHMTLNLALNYGSRAELVRAVRSFLREGVQPEDVTEESLAQRLYTAGQPDPDLLIRTSGEQRLSNYLLYQCAYSELYFTPTPWPDFDAAQLRLALEAYAARSRRFGKTQEQIDAH from the coding sequence ATGACGCAACAAAGCACGCCCCCGTCCGGCCAGCCTCCCAGCCGGACGCCAGACACGGACCCCGCCCCGCAGGCCGGGCCGCCGACGGAGCTTTTGCCCGAACTGTTGCCCACGCACCTGGCCATCATCATGGACGGCAACGGACGCTGGGCACAGGCCCGCAACCTGCCGCGCGAGGCCGGGCACAAGGCTGGCGCTGAAGCCGTGCGCGCCGTTGTTACCGAATGCCGCAAAATTGGCATACGCCACCTGACGCTCTATACCTTTTCCAGTGAAAACTGGAACCGCCCCAAGACGGAAATAAGCGCCCTCTTCGCCCTGCTGCTGGATTTTCTGCGCCAGGAACTGCCCCGCCTTGAAGAACAGGGCATTGCCCTCAAGGTGCTGGGCGATCTGGACGGCCTGCCGCTGGCCCAGCGCACGGCCCTGCGCCACGCCATAAAGCGCACCGCTCCGGGGCCGCACATGACCCTGAATCTTGCTCTCAATTACGGCTCCAGAGCCGAACTGGTCCGCGCTGTGCGGTCTTTTCTGCGCGAGGGCGTGCAGCCAGAAGACGTCACCGAGGAAAGCCTGGCGCAGCGTCTCTACACGGCCGGGCAACCTGACCCGGACCTGCTCATCCGCACCAGCGGCGAGCAGCGCCTGAGCAACTACCTGCTTTACCAGTGCGCCTACAGTGAGCTGTATTTCACTCCGACACCCTGGCCAGATTTTGACGCCGCGCAACTGCGCCTGGCGTTGGAAGCCTATGCCGCGCGCTCGCGCCGCTTTGGCAAAACACAGGAGCAAATTGATGCCCATTGA
- a CDS encoding AzlC family ABC transporter permease translates to MSSTSPASPLAEGLRRALPIVLGYTPVGFAFGVLAVKNNIPPSLAVAMSVLMFSGSGQFVFAGMWGAGASTLSIMAAVFIVNLRYLLQSAAESPWLSGLPRFQRFLLGLGLTDETFAVHVTAFQSGWKRNLTTLFVCNQTTQVAWVGGSAIGAFCGELVTDVKPLGLDYALTAMFLALLVPQCVNRLHVLVAIFTMTLSIALKAAGMSQWNVAVATVVGASLGTALLLYKNKKDAACARQHGCASKEKSSADTSGSEKTSDAPGSSDVPGLMTANTDEVQS, encoded by the coding sequence ATGTCGAGCACTTCCCCCGCTTCCCCCCTGGCGGAGGGCCTGCGCCGCGCACTGCCCATTGTGCTCGGCTATACGCCCGTTGGCTTTGCCTTCGGCGTTCTGGCGGTCAAAAACAACATTCCTCCCTCGCTGGCCGTGGCCATGTCCGTGCTCATGTTTTCCGGGTCCGGCCAGTTCGTTTTCGCGGGCATGTGGGGCGCGGGGGCCAGCACCCTGTCCATCATGGCGGCGGTCTTTATCGTGAATCTGCGGTATCTGCTCCAGTCCGCCGCAGAGTCGCCCTGGCTGTCCGGTTTGCCGCGCTTTCAGCGCTTTTTGCTGGGGCTTGGGCTCACGGACGAAACCTTTGCCGTGCACGTCACGGCCTTCCAGAGCGGCTGGAAGCGCAACCTCACCACGCTTTTTGTCTGCAACCAGACAACACAGGTCGCCTGGGTGGGCGGCAGCGCCATTGGCGCGTTTTGCGGAGAGCTTGTCACCGACGTCAAGCCGCTCGGGCTGGACTATGCCCTTACCGCCATGTTTCTGGCCCTGCTGGTGCCGCAGTGCGTGAACCGCCTGCACGTTCTGGTCGCCATTTTCACCATGACGCTGTCCATCGCCCTCAAGGCTGCGGGCATGAGCCAATGGAACGTGGCCGTGGCCACGGTGGTGGGGGCCAGCCTCGGCACGGCCCTGCTGCTGTACAAGAATAAAAAGGACGCCGCCTGCGCCAGGCAGCACGGCTGCGCCAGCAAGGAAAAATCCTCTGCGGACACGTCTGGTTCGGAAAAAACCAGTGACGCGCCAGGTTCGTCTGATGTACCTGGGCTGATGACGGCAAACACTGACGAGGTGCAATCATGA
- the frr gene encoding ribosome recycling factor — protein sequence MDIDSILLDAEDRMEKALAALDREFAKLRTGRATTALVDGIKADYYGTPTPISQMASVAVPDSRTLTIQPWDKGGIALIEKAILKSDLGLTPVNDGKVVRIVMPPLTEERRKDLSKVARKYSEDAKVAVRNVRRDANDGLKKLEKDKVITEDDQKRATEDVQKLTDKYVADVDKKCAAKEKEIMEI from the coding sequence ATGGATATCGACAGCATCCTTCTCGATGCCGAAGACCGCATGGAAAAAGCCCTTGCCGCTCTTGACCGCGAGTTTGCCAAACTGCGCACGGGACGCGCCACAACCGCCCTTGTGGACGGCATCAAGGCCGACTACTATGGAACCCCCACGCCCATCAGCCAGATGGCCTCGGTAGCCGTGCCCGACAGCCGCACCCTGACCATCCAGCCCTGGGACAAGGGCGGCATAGCCCTTATTGAAAAGGCCATTCTCAAGTCAGATCTTGGGCTTACGCCTGTCAACGACGGCAAGGTCGTCCGCATTGTCATGCCCCCTCTGACCGAAGAGCGCCGCAAAGATTTGAGCAAGGTGGCGCGCAAATACAGTGAAGACGCCAAGGTGGCGGTGCGTAATGTGCGTCGCGACGCCAACGACGGCCTGAAAAAGCTGGAAAAAGACAAGGTTATTACCGAAGACGACCAGAAGCGCGCCACCGAGGATGTGCAGAAGCTCACGGACAAGTACGTGGCTGATGTGGACAAAAAGTGCGCTGCCAAAGAAAAGGAAATAATGGAAATCTAG
- a CDS encoding AzlD domain-containing protein, with amino-acid sequence MTETSWLEAHLGLILCIAGCTAVTLLPKILPVTFLKGDNLPVALRHWLSFVPVAVMAALVGPDIFIYEGQFNISSSNLFLMAGLPTLLVAWWFKNYFLTIVVGIGLVILARYTGLY; translated from the coding sequence ATGACAGAAACAAGCTGGCTTGAAGCCCACCTTGGTCTTATCCTGTGCATCGCGGGCTGCACTGCCGTAACCCTGTTGCCCAAGATTTTGCCCGTGACCTTTCTCAAGGGCGACAATTTGCCCGTGGCGCTGCGCCACTGGCTGTCCTTCGTGCCCGTGGCCGTCATGGCCGCCTTGGTTGGCCCCGATATTTTCATCTACGAGGGCCAGTTCAACATAAGCTCCTCCAATCTCTTTCTCATGGCGGGCTTACCCACCCTGCTGGTGGCGTGGTGGTTCAAAAACTATTTTCTGACCATCGTCGTGGGCATTGGCCTGGTGATTCTGGCACGCTATACGGGTCTGTACTGA
- the pyrH gene encoding UMP kinase gives MSPTYKRILLKLSGEALAGSNKTGIDPETVAEICREIGTVLAMGVEMALVIGGGNIFRGLSGSAKGMERSSADYMGMLATVLNALAVQDMLEKQGYPTRVLSAITMQEVCEPFIRRRALRHMEKGRVVICAAGTGNPYFTTDTTAALRGMELKCDAIIKGTKVDGIYDKDPTKFSDAVKFETITYDETLSRHLGVMDATAFALVRDNNVPIIVCRMLGGDIRRAVMGEPVGTIVRNA, from the coding sequence ATGTCACCGACATACAAGCGAATTTTGCTCAAACTGAGCGGCGAGGCCCTTGCGGGCTCCAATAAAACGGGCATCGACCCTGAAACCGTGGCCGAAATATGCCGCGAAATCGGCACTGTTCTTGCCATGGGCGTGGAAATGGCCCTGGTTATCGGCGGAGGCAACATCTTTCGCGGGCTTTCCGGCTCCGCCAAGGGTATGGAACGCTCGTCAGCCGACTATATGGGCATGCTGGCCACAGTGCTCAACGCCCTGGCCGTACAGGACATGCTTGAAAAGCAGGGCTATCCCACCCGCGTGCTTTCCGCCATCACCATGCAGGAAGTCTGCGAGCCCTTCATCCGCCGCCGCGCCCTGCGCCACATGGAAAAGGGCCGCGTGGTCATCTGCGCCGCAGGCACGGGCAACCCCTACTTCACCACCGACACGACGGCCGCGCTGCGCGGCATGGAACTGAAGTGCGACGCCATCATCAAGGGCACCAAGGTGGACGGCATCTACGACAAGGACCCCACCAAATTCAGCGACGCCGTAAAATTTGAAACCATCACCTATGATGAAACATTGTCCCGCCACCTCGGCGTGATGGACGCCACAGCCTTTGCTCTGGTGCGTGACAACAATGTGCCCATCATCGTCTGCCGCATGCTTGGCGGCGACATCAGGCGTGCCGTCATGGGCGAGCCTGTGGGAACCATAGTACGCAACGCCTGA
- a CDS encoding phosphatidate cytidylyltransferase, protein MPIEPTANPIDFRRIITGVALAAVLLLVLWLRGWPLLFFILLVSALGLWEFYSLFWGPNGRISSRVCAIALGWGMLCLTWMHRPQDALVFLGAGFVLSAMSFLFRWDVLEEENAFVSSGIFMAGLAYIPLLLLPATYLSTTKLIFVIAAVAISDTAAYFVGTRFGHHKLWPRVSPKKSSEGAVGSLVACVIFCAVYGQIFGKTGWFSFALLGIAVNAFAQVGDLFESALKRSVNVKDSGHLLPGHGGVLDRADSLLFAMPMVAVVDQWFFFF, encoded by the coding sequence ATGCCCATTGAACCCACCGCCAATCCCATCGACTTTCGACGCATCATAACAGGCGTGGCTCTGGCCGCAGTGCTGCTGCTGGTGCTCTGGCTGCGGGGCTGGCCCCTGCTGTTCTTCATTCTGCTGGTTTCAGCCCTGGGCCTGTGGGAATTCTATTCGCTTTTCTGGGGGCCCAACGGGCGCATCTCCAGCCGCGTTTGCGCCATTGCCCTTGGTTGGGGCATGCTGTGCCTGACCTGGATGCACCGCCCCCAAGACGCCCTTGTGTTTCTTGGCGCGGGTTTCGTGCTTTCAGCCATGAGCTTTCTTTTTCGGTGGGACGTGCTTGAAGAAGAAAACGCCTTTGTTTCCAGTGGCATATTTATGGCTGGTCTGGCCTATATCCCCCTGCTGCTCTTGCCTGCCACCTATCTTTCCACCACCAAGCTCATCTTTGTCATAGCCGCTGTGGCCATTTCCGACACGGCGGCCTATTTTGTCGGCACGCGCTTTGGGCATCACAAGCTGTGGCCCCGCGTCAGCCCCAAAAAGAGCTCCGAGGGCGCGGTGGGCAGCCTTGTGGCCTGCGTCATATTCTGCGCCGTCTACGGACAGATCTTCGGCAAGACAGGCTGGTTTTCCTTTGCGCTTCTGGGCATTGCGGTAAACGCCTTTGCCCAGGTGGGCGACCTTTTTGAATCCGCCCTCAAGCGCTCGGTCAACGTGAAAGATTCCGGCCACCTGCTGCCGGGTCACGGCGGTGTTCTGGACAGGGCCGACAGCCTGCTGTTCGCCATGCCCATGGTGGCTGTTGTGGACCAGTGGTTTTTCTTCTTTTAG
- a CDS encoding M50 family metallopeptidase, translating into MLITIIAVSLVLGGLIFFHELGHFAVARSLGMGVSTFSLGFGPKILKRTWGKTEYALSLVPLGGYVALVGEQEDSELPEGFTREESFSLRPAWQRLLVVAAGPVANMLLAWLLCWILAFGWGTPLLLPQVGGLVENGPAAKAGVQAGDTIVRIDGQPIVAWDDMTRAIARSNGQPLSVVLERPHKAAANGAEGAAGEDGTPTDAASGQDSPPPSIMTVEIRPEMSVRKTIFGEDEKAWLVGIRNTGAVRLVQHGFWGSAAAGASQASDMLALTWKSFVKLVERVVPLDQVGGPIMIMQMVGKQAHEGIAGLLALAALISINLGVLNLLPIPVLDGGQIVFCLWEMIFRRPVNARVQEYAMRAGLALLVALMLLATYNDLWRIVKSAGWFGSGS; encoded by the coding sequence ATGCTGATAACCATAATAGCTGTATCCCTTGTTCTTGGCGGCCTTATCTTCTTTCACGAACTGGGGCATTTTGCCGTGGCCCGCAGCCTGGGCATGGGAGTTTCCACCTTTTCTCTGGGCTTTGGCCCCAAAATCCTCAAGCGCACGTGGGGCAAGACCGAATACGCCCTGTCCCTGGTTCCCCTGGGCGGCTACGTAGCCCTGGTGGGCGAGCAGGAGGACAGCGAACTGCCCGAGGGCTTCACGCGGGAAGAAAGCTTTTCGCTGCGGCCAGCCTGGCAGCGCCTGCTGGTTGTGGCCGCTGGCCCCGTGGCCAACATGCTGCTGGCATGGCTCTTGTGCTGGATTCTGGCCTTTGGCTGGGGCACGCCCCTGCTGCTGCCGCAGGTGGGCGGACTGGTGGAAAACGGCCCCGCAGCCAAGGCTGGCGTGCAGGCTGGCGACACCATCGTGCGCATTGACGGCCAGCCCATCGTTGCGTGGGACGACATGACCCGCGCCATTGCCCGCAGCAACGGGCAGCCGCTCAGCGTTGTGCTTGAGCGCCCCCACAAGGCCGCCGCCAATGGAGCGGAAGGTGCGGCAGGCGAGGACGGTACTCCGACAGACGCCGCGTCCGGCCAGGACAGCCCCCCTCCCAGCATCATGACCGTTGAAATCCGGCCTGAAATGTCCGTGAGAAAAACCATCTTCGGCGAAGATGAAAAAGCCTGGCTTGTGGGCATACGCAACACGGGCGCGGTGCGCCTTGTGCAGCACGGATTCTGGGGTTCGGCTGCGGCAGGCGCGTCCCAGGCTTCGGATATGCTTGCCCTGACCTGGAAAAGTTTTGTAAAACTGGTTGAAAGGGTGGTTCCCCTGGATCAGGTGGGCGGGCCCATCATGATCATGCAGATGGTGGGCAAACAGGCCCATGAAGGCATAGCCGGGCTGCTGGCCCTGGCCGCGCTCATCAGCATCAACCTGGGGGTGCTGAACCTCCTGCCCATTCCCGTGCTTGACGGCGGCCAGATCGTCTTCTGCCTGTGGGAAATGATTTTCCGCCGCCCGGTCAACGCCAGGGTGCAGGAATACGCCATGCGGGCCGGTCTGGCCCTGCTGGTCGCCCTCATGCTGCTGGCCACCTACAATGACCTCTGGCGCATCGTCAAAAGCGCTGGCTGGTTCGGGAGCGGATCGTGA
- the dxr gene encoding 1-deoxy-D-xylulose-5-phosphate reductoisomerase, with the protein MAQLWPGQGGPSIDYISGPPDAAWNGAWPRSLCILGSTGSIGRSTLAVVASHPQAFRIVGLACARQIERLAEQAARWRPPYLAVLDEAAATGLKKLLPQGYAPTILVGREGYAHMAALSEASTVLSAQVGAAGLDGTLAAALAGKVICLANKESLVLAGDLVRRICACTGAVILPVDSEHNAIFQCLAGRGQEVKRLILTASGGPFRGRSREELRDITPAQALKHPNWSMGAKISIDSATLMNKGLEVIEAYHLYGTPAQRIKVLVHPQSAIHSLVEFEDGTQLAQLGTADMRLAIANCLLWPRCLPVDVPPLDLTATALTFHEPDTEVFSCLDLARQSLALRGGRCVVLNAANEAAVELFLEGRCAFLDIPRLIGAALKAHDASEPGHQPFCAPLEQGAAMPFDRMAALKSEAHTLAERLTRLDRQSRELVRTLARDGESAC; encoded by the coding sequence ATGGCACAACTCTGGCCGGGTCAGGGCGGCCCTTCCATAGACTATATTTCCGGCCCGCCAGATGCCGCATGGAACGGCGCATGGCCGCGCAGCCTGTGCATACTGGGCTCCACCGGGTCCATCGGGCGCAGCACTCTGGCCGTGGTTGCGAGCCATCCACAGGCTTTCCGCATTGTCGGGCTTGCCTGCGCCCGCCAGATCGAACGCCTGGCCGAACAGGCCGCCCGCTGGCGGCCGCCGTATCTGGCAGTGCTGGACGAAGCTGCCGCCACCGGGCTCAAAAAACTTTTGCCGCAGGGCTATGCCCCGACCATTCTGGTGGGACGCGAGGGCTACGCCCACATGGCCGCCCTGTCCGAAGCCTCCACCGTGCTTTCGGCCCAGGTCGGCGCGGCGGGGCTGGACGGCACCCTGGCCGCCGCACTGGCGGGCAAGGTCATCTGCCTTGCCAACAAGGAATCGCTGGTTCTGGCTGGCGATCTGGTGCGCCGCATCTGCGCCTGCACCGGGGCCGTCATCCTGCCCGTGGATTCGGAACATAACGCCATCTTCCAGTGCCTTGCCGGACGCGGGCAGGAAGTGAAGCGCCTTATCCTCACGGCCAGCGGCGGGCCTTTTCGTGGCCGCAGCCGTGAAGAGTTGCGGGATATCACCCCCGCGCAGGCGCTCAAGCACCCCAACTGGAGCATGGGAGCCAAGATAAGCATAGATTCCGCCACGCTTATGAACAAAGGCCTTGAGGTTATCGAGGCCTATCACCTCTACGGCACGCCCGCCCAACGCATCAAGGTTCTGGTGCATCCGCAGTCGGCGATCCATTCGCTGGTGGAATTTGAAGACGGCACGCAACTGGCGCAGCTCGGCACTGCGGACATGCGCCTGGCCATTGCCAACTGCCTGCTCTGGCCGCGCTGCCTGCCAGTGGACGTGCCGCCCCTTGACCTCACGGCCACGGCCCTGACCTTTCATGAGCCGGATACCGAGGTTTTTTCCTGTCTTGATCTGGCGCGCCAGTCCCTTGCTTTGCGGGGCGGGCGCTGTGTTGTTCTCAATGCGGCCAATGAGGCCGCTGTGGAGCTTTTTCTTGAAGGCCGCTGCGCCTTCCTTGACATACCCCGGCTGATCGGGGCCGCCCTCAAGGCGCATGACGCCAGCGAGCCCGGCCACCAGCCTTTCTGTGCCCCGCTTGAACAGGGCGCGGCCATGCCTTTTGACCGCATGGCCGCCCTGAAAAGCGAGGCCCATACCCTGGCGGAGCGCCTCACGCGCCTTGACCGCCAGAGCCGCGAGCTTGTACGCACCCTTGCCCGCGACGGAGAATCCGCATGCTGA
- a CDS encoding DUF4911 domain-containing protein: MHAEKGTPPAAAAPEVPALRKRRKPAPALAAPEQSGRLLVRLAPHHTALFRFLLEAYDHTAYFTVLEPKTALLKIVFSPHLERETRTALAEMARSLPFSVEEWPFSRPPQVRKKTLS; encoded by the coding sequence ATGCACGCCGAAAAGGGAACACCGCCCGCTGCCGCCGCCCCCGAGGTTCCGGCCCTGCGCAAACGCCGCAAACCAGCCCCGGCCCTTGCCGCTCCGGAACAGAGCGGGCGTCTTCTGGTTCGTCTGGCGCCGCACCATACGGCTCTTTTTCGCTTTCTTCTGGAAGCCTACGACCATACGGCATACTTTACCGTGCTGGAGCCCAAAACGGCCCTGCTCAAAATCGTCTTTTCGCCCCATCTGGAAAGAGAGACCAGAACAGCCCTTGCTGAAATGGCCCGCAGCCTGCCCTTCAGCGTTGAAGAATGGCCCTTTTCCCGCCCGCCGCAGGTGCGCAAAAAGACTTTGAGCTAG